The stretch of DNA GCATGAGGGAAAGTACTGTATAATCGGTAATGGTGTTGTTCTGGATCCTGAAGTTCTGGAAAAAGAGATAAGCGAACTTAAATCTATCGGTTTTATAAAAGATGATAAGAAACTTATGGTGAGTGGCCTGGCGCATCTTATAATGCCGTACCATAAGAAACTGGATATACTTAAAGAATCTAAAATTAAAAACAAGATTGGAACAACAGGCAGGGGCATTGGCCCTGCCTATGAGGATAAAGTCAGCAGGATTGGCATCAGGGTGATTGACCTGCTCGATAAAAAAGTTTTTTCGGAAAAAGTAAAACAAAATCTCGAAATTAAAAATTTTTTAATAAAAAGGTATTATAAGGATGAAGTTTTTAAGACAAGAGAGATTGTAAAGAATTATGATCGATATCGCAAAATGCTTAAAAAATACTCCACTGATACGGTAAGTTTTCTTCACAAGTGCATAGAAAAAGACAAAAAAATACTGTTTGAAGGTGCTCAAGGAACATATCTTGATATAGATCATGGTACATATCCTTATGTCACATCATCAAATACCATTTCAGGAAACATTGCTCCAGGAACAGGAGTGCCGCCTACATGCATCAGTTCTATAATCGGTATATGCAAGGCATATACGACGAGGGTAGGCGAAGGCCCCTTTCCGACTGAATTGTCGGATGAAACAGGAGACAGACTAAGGGAAGTTGGTGGTGAATATGGGGCAACAACAGGAAGACCGAGAAGGTGCGGATGGTTCGATGCTGTGATTGCCAGGAGAGCGATTAAACTTAATGGGATTAGCGGTCTCAGCATAACCAAGCTTGATGTCCTTGATGGATTTGAAAAGATAAAGATATGTACGAGATACAAGATTGGGGAAATATTTTACGATGAACCCCCAATGGGCGTTAATGCTTATTATGAATGTAAACCTGTTTACGAAGAGATGGATGGGTGGGAAACCCCGTTAAAAGGGATTAAAAAGTATGGAGATTTACCGTCAAATGCAAAAAGCTATTTAAAGAGATTGGAAGAGCTTGTTCATTCTAAGATCGATATTATTTCAACCGGTCCGGAAAGGGAAAATACAATAGTGCTTAAAAATCCTTTTATACAAAACCTGTAATATGCATATCTTTCTGGGTATATGTACCTCGTTTTGAATAGTCCTTGCGTGGTTTCTGAAAGTCCTTGTGTAGTTTTTAATAAGTATGGTATAAAAATTTACCCGGAGAGATGTCCGAGAGGCTGAAGGAGCACGACTGGAAATCGTGTGTACGTGCTAAAACGCGTGCCCAGGGTTCAAATCCCTGTCTCTCCGCCATTAAATAAGCATAGTGACAGTTTTCGATGTAGAAAGAGCAGTAGAAAAATTCGCCAGGCCCTGCGCAACGTGGAGGTTATTAACCCCGTCAGATTCGGAAGAAAGCAGCGGCAGTAACTAATCCGTGTGCCGCAGGTAGCCTGGTTTTTTAAATGCAGAATTAAGAATGAAATACCTGAAATTCAAAATGGAAATCATAATGCTCTTATTGAATACGTATCTTAAGCCTTTATCTCAAGTTCCCCATTCCACTTTCTACATTCTACATTCTACATTCTACATTCTACATTCTAAATTCTCCTTTCTCCTTTCCCTATTCTCTATTCTAAATTCTACATTCTACGTTCTAAATTCTAAATTCCCCTTTCTCCTTTTTCCTTATTCCTACCGGGGTGCATTCTGATGGACTACACTGTTATTGCGCGAAGGTGGAGACCCAAGAGACTTGAAGATGTAATAGGTCAGCCCCACATTGTTACAACCATAAAGAATTCGATAAAGTTCAACAGGATTGCTCATGCTTATCTTTTTACCGGACCGAGAGGTGTAGGCAAGACTTCGATGGCCAGAATTATCGCAAAAGCTGTTAATTGTATTGATGGGCCCAAAGAAGAGCCGTGCGGTGTTTGCGAGAACTGCCTCTCGATTGATAATGGAAGTTTTGTAGATGTAATAGAGATAGATGCCGCATCAACAAGGGGCATAGACGATATAAGGGAATTGACTGAGACTGTCAGATATATGCCTATGAAGGGTAAGTACAAACTGTATATCCTTGATGAAGCTCATATGTTGACGCCGCAAGCAAGAGATGCCTTTTTAAAGACCCTTGAAGAGCCTCCTGGCAACAATAT from Pseudomonadota bacterium encodes:
- a CDS encoding adenylosuccinate synthase codes for the protein MPSVGVVGVQWGDEGKGKIIDMLSSFADVIVRFQGGANAGHTIVAGGKKVILHLVPSGILHEGKYCIIGNGVVLDPEVLEKEISELKSIGFIKDDKKLMVSGLAHLIMPYHKKLDILKESKIKNKIGTTGRGIGPAYEDKVSRIGIRVIDLLDKKVFSEKVKQNLEIKNFLIKRYYKDEVFKTREIVKNYDRYRKMLKKYSTDTVSFLHKCIEKDKKILFEGAQGTYLDIDHGTYPYVTSSNTISGNIAPGTGVPPTCISSIIGICKAYTTRVGEGPFPTELSDETGDRLREVGGEYGATTGRPRRCGWFDAVIARRAIKLNGISGLSITKLDVLDGFEKIKICTRYKIGEIFYDEPPMGVNAYYECKPVYEEMDGWETPLKGIKKYGDLPSNAKSYLKRLEELVHSKIDIISTGPERENTIVLKNPFIQNL